In Rhodothermia bacterium, a genomic segment contains:
- a CDS encoding T9SS type A sorting domain-containing protein, giving the protein MRKMVIALLACCAFSFALAQPAPTTNTLYDITFKGKPITLDGDLADWSDAQWLFLSQDKVNFLDPTNRPIQGRPKSPADFSGFFAMKMDADNVYFAIKVKDEGTPMIETPSTPNLAFVYDHLSVYLGLYDIGKSGGSPHTEGAGQVFFIDPIKKDTIKSSIRTYRIGPGTDNLKSTLGPDFQLLLRALPYAPGTKGTAVSTYSGAMVDTTIVNTEAGSKLTKDEQGYTLEWKVPFASLAGKIAKGTREYKNFSWPLFTPKDGMVIVFDADVTDLDEGESNSGGATRYLRIGNLPALWRDSKSFQMRGRIVDVSDPKNANNSPASRYPIDYKPSQTIVLDGKLDEWKDAMFFGFSQEALNFAGAVAPKSPADLSGYVGLKMDDNHLYVAASVRDEGNGLVATTATAAAAKFFDSIRLYLGLYNIKNRAGSPHTEASFNFNKPSGGTVAANGAYRIGAGTDNTASTLGSDHNLVLRSLPYAAGAKGTAYMAGLVNNPITTWDAASVLASDNKTYTIEWKIPFSSLSGTLGSGDFAGFNWPTFKPAAGMFLPLDMELTDLEDGESNDGSKTRVLRAGAAAGPDKNPANWGLRGIVTQEGASIGVKNESTEVPSGFVLEANYPNPFNPATTIRYGLPATAPVRLSVFNLLGQEVAVLASGTQTAGTYAVTFEAGHLPSGTYLYRLSTPTYAITKRMVLVK; this is encoded by the coding sequence ATGAGAAAAATGGTAATCGCGTTGCTGGCTTGTTGTGCATTCTCTTTTGCATTGGCGCAACCAGCTCCGACAACGAATACGTTATATGACATCACCTTCAAAGGTAAGCCTATTACTTTAGATGGTGACTTGGCGGATTGGTCGGATGCACAATGGCTTTTTCTAAGCCAAGACAAAGTCAATTTTTTAGACCCAACCAATCGCCCTATCCAAGGTCGTCCTAAATCGCCCGCAGATTTTAGTGGCTTCTTTGCCATGAAAATGGATGCAGACAACGTCTATTTTGCGATTAAAGTAAAGGATGAAGGTACGCCGATGATCGAAACGCCGTCAACGCCCAATTTGGCGTTTGTTTATGACCACCTTTCGGTTTATCTCGGCTTGTATGACATCGGAAAATCTGGCGGAAGTCCCCATACCGAAGGTGCTGGCCAAGTTTTCTTTATTGATCCTATAAAAAAAGATACCATCAAGTCTAGTATCCGGACATATCGGATTGGGCCAGGAACCGATAACCTCAAGTCAACCCTTGGACCAGACTTCCAACTCTTGCTTCGTGCATTGCCTTATGCACCCGGAACCAAAGGAACCGCCGTCTCGACGTATAGTGGTGCAATGGTGGATACGACCATCGTGAATACCGAAGCGGGTTCAAAATTGACAAAAGACGAACAAGGTTATACCCTCGAATGGAAAGTCCCGTTTGCCTCACTCGCCGGAAAGATTGCCAAAGGAACTCGTGAGTACAAAAACTTCTCGTGGCCCTTGTTTACCCCCAAAGATGGTATGGTGATTGTCTTTGATGCAGATGTCACCGACCTTGACGAAGGCGAGTCAAATTCGGGAGGGGCGACACGTTATTTGCGCATCGGAAATCTACCCGCACTTTGGCGAGATTCCAAAAGTTTCCAAATGCGTGGCCGGATTGTGGATGTGAGCGATCCTAAAAACGCCAACAATAGCCCCGCAAGTCGCTATCCGATTGATTACAAACCGAGCCAAACGATTGTGTTGGACGGTAAGTTAGACGAATGGAAAGATGCGATGTTTTTTGGATTTAGCCAAGAAGCCCTGAACTTCGCAGGTGCAGTGGCTCCAAAGTCCCCCGCTGACCTTAGTGGGTACGTAGGGCTTAAGATGGACGACAACCATCTGTATGTCGCTGCCAGTGTTCGGGACGAGGGGAATGGCTTGGTGGCCACCACTGCCACTGCCGCCGCTGCCAAGTTCTTTGACAGCATCCGCCTATATTTGGGATTGTATAACATCAAAAACCGTGCAGGTAGCCCGCATACAGAGGCATCTTTTAATTTCAATAAACCAAGCGGAGGTACGGTTGCCGCAAATGGGGCGTACCGCATTGGGGCGGGCACGGATAATACGGCAAGCACACTTGGTTCAGATCATAACCTCGTCCTCCGGTCGTTGCCTTATGCGGCTGGTGCAAAAGGAACAGCCTATATGGCCGGCTTGGTGAACAATCCAATTACCACTTGGGATGCCGCGTCGGTGCTTGCTTCAGATAATAAAACCTATACCATCGAGTGGAAAATTCCGTTCTCGTCACTTTCTGGAACGCTGGGTTCTGGTGACTTTGCCGGATTTAATTGGCCTACCTTTAAGCCGGCTGCGGGCATGTTTCTGCCTTTAGACATGGAACTTACCGACTTGGAAGACGGCGAATCCAATGATGGTTCAAAAACCCGTGTTCTACGAGCAGGTGCAGCGGCGGGGCCGGATAAAAACCCCGCAAATTGGGGATTACGTGGCATTGTTACCCAAGAAGGCGCCTCCATTGGGGTGAAAAACGAAAGTACAGAAGTGCCCTCCGGATTTGTACTGGAGGCCAATTATCCCAATCCATTTAACCCCGCTACGACCATCCGTTATGGACTTCCTGCGACGGCTCCGGTACGGTTGAGCGTATTTAACCTGCTCGGTCAAGAAGTGGCGGTTTTGGCTTCTGGTACACAAACTGCCGGAACCTATGCCGTTACATTCGAGGCTGGTCATTTACCAAGTGGTACGTATTTATATCGCTTAAGTACGCCTACGTATGCCATAACGAAACGCATGGTTTTGGTCAAATAA
- a CDS encoding TonB-dependent receptor encodes MKRLLVLVFVLLPSFLVAQTTGKIAGRVVDAATGAGIPGANIVILGTPRGAASDLDGNYFILNIEPGVYTVIASFVGYETKRVEGVRVGVDRTATVNFSMAEDNALSQEVVIQANKTLVEVDRTSSSAKIGGEQISSLPVDSFLETIGLQAGVTKGAGGELHIRGGRSSEVKYYVDGVAISNPFNNSMASPVENSAVQEVEVISGTFNAEYGQANSGIVNVVTKSGSDTFTGSFNLSGGGYFSTRETVFPDIRSANPIGQKRFEGSISGPTGVKNLTFFLNTGWTDYQNYLGGRRVFVPSDSSNFSGRPESWRIQASGDSAYVPMNPTSGLTNLLKLTFQASKNIKISYSASRNWYKSQSYSHFYRLNPDARPTLRSQSYNHLLVWNQVLNPRTFFNIRLTYYTTELSQFVYEDPKDERYQYIYGRGIQPANVFSTGGVERGHIHRDSDTYAARFDITRQVGQNHLMKAGVEYRYNRMFSDEFQLLVDPRQFGTLEPQIPDLSSTLHNQYTRNPVEAALFVQDKIEIKDLIVNVGLRYDYFDPNAKVPTDMQDPQNRLRPRPEAEAYRDASIKMQISPRLGFAFPITETGVIHASYGHFFQIPEYGRMYENPDFKVTLGNFNTFMGNADLEPQRSTIYELGLQQQLGRVIAIDVTAYYRDVRNLIGAKLYRTYTGSDSYGRYENTDFGAVRGFTTSLQLVIPEAGIRGGLNYTYQSARGNASDPRQAFYDAQGNNEAARSLIPLDWDLQHSLNADLTWNMDGWSAGIIGEYKSGYPFTPTDVQRNPIVEERNGARYQPEFRIDLRAGRNFNIGNVRAQLFLFADNLLDAYRSDRYPRLFQSEIDAHRANGLEMINTLKAFRTNPAVQPSPRMVRLGMMFDF; translated from the coding sequence ATGAAAAGATTGTTGGTGTTGGTTTTTGTCCTGCTGCCTTCTTTTTTAGTAGCCCAAACCACCGGAAAAATTGCAGGGCGGGTTGTGGATGCCGCAACTGGTGCAGGTATTCCCGGCGCAAATATTGTGATTTTAGGAACACCGCGAGGCGCCGCCTCCGATTTGGATGGGAATTATTTCATCCTGAACATCGAACCTGGTGTTTATACCGTGATCGCCTCCTTTGTAGGGTATGAGACCAAACGGGTAGAAGGCGTTCGGGTGGGGGTAGATAGAACAGCAACGGTCAACTTTTCCATGGCGGAAGACAATGCACTCTCGCAGGAAGTGGTGATTCAGGCAAATAAAACCTTAGTAGAAGTGGATAGAACATCTTCTTCTGCAAAAATTGGAGGCGAGCAAATTTCCTCGTTACCGGTAGATAGTTTCCTCGAAACGATTGGCCTTCAAGCGGGGGTGACAAAAGGAGCCGGTGGCGAACTTCACATTCGGGGGGGGCGCTCTTCCGAGGTGAAGTATTATGTGGACGGCGTGGCCATCTCTAACCCCTTTAACAATAGTATGGCTTCGCCCGTTGAAAACTCGGCGGTTCAGGAAGTAGAGGTGATTAGTGGGACGTTCAATGCGGAATATGGACAAGCCAACTCCGGTATTGTGAACGTCGTCACAAAATCTGGTAGCGATACCTTTACTGGTTCGTTTAACCTTAGCGGAGGTGGATATTTCTCGACAAGAGAAACCGTATTCCCAGATATTCGCTCGGCTAATCCAATCGGGCAAAAACGCTTCGAGGGTTCGATATCAGGTCCCACAGGGGTTAAAAACCTTACGTTTTTCCTGAATACGGGTTGGACGGATTACCAAAACTACCTGGGAGGCCGTCGGGTCTTTGTACCATCGGATTCGTCTAATTTCTCTGGGCGTCCAGAGTCGTGGCGGATTCAGGCTTCTGGGGATTCGGCCTATGTGCCGATGAACCCGACAAGTGGTCTTACGAACCTGCTAAAACTTACGTTCCAAGCCTCTAAAAACATTAAAATCTCCTATTCGGCTTCGCGAAATTGGTACAAGAGTCAATCTTATAGCCATTTTTACCGGCTTAATCCCGATGCCCGCCCGACGCTTCGTAGCCAGAGTTACAACCACTTGCTGGTGTGGAACCAAGTTTTGAACCCCAGAACCTTTTTTAACATTCGGCTAACATACTATACCACCGAGTTAAGCCAATTTGTTTATGAAGACCCCAAAGATGAGCGCTACCAATACATCTACGGTCGGGGAATCCAACCTGCGAATGTGTTTAGTACTGGCGGTGTAGAGCGGGGGCACATCCATCGAGACAGTGATACCTATGCTGCACGATTCGACATTACCCGTCAGGTTGGACAAAACCATTTGATGAAGGCTGGAGTTGAGTACCGCTATAACCGCATGTTTAGCGATGAATTTCAGCTTTTGGTTGATCCACGACAATTTGGAACATTAGAGCCACAAATTCCAGACCTTAGCTCTACGCTCCACAACCAATACACCCGAAATCCAGTAGAAGCGGCACTCTTCGTACAGGACAAAATCGAAATCAAAGACCTGATCGTGAATGTGGGCCTTCGGTACGACTATTTTGATCCCAATGCCAAAGTACCAACGGATATGCAAGACCCACAAAATAGGTTGCGACCACGTCCCGAAGCAGAGGCATACCGTGATGCCAGCATCAAAATGCAGATTAGTCCACGTTTAGGATTTGCATTTCCGATCACTGAAACAGGGGTTATTCATGCCAGTTATGGCCACTTTTTCCAAATTCCAGAGTATGGACGAATGTATGAGAACCCCGACTTTAAGGTGACCTTGGGGAATTTTAATACGTTTATGGGAAATGCAGACTTAGAGCCACAACGTTCCACCATTTATGAATTAGGGCTTCAACAACAGTTAGGCCGAGTGATTGCAATAGACGTCACGGCCTATTATCGGGACGTACGAAACCTCATCGGTGCAAAACTTTACCGGACTTATACAGGATCGGACAGCTACGGGCGGTACGAAAATACCGACTTCGGCGCTGTGAGGGGCTTTACCACCTCGCTACAATTGGTGATCCCGGAGGCCGGTATTCGGGGTGGGCTAAATTATACCTACCAGTCTGCACGTGGTAATGCAAGCGATCCAAGACAAGCGTTCTATGATGCGCAAGGGAACAACGAAGCGGCCCGCTCGCTGATTCCACTCGATTGGGACTTGCAGCACAGCCTAAATGCAGATTTGACATGGAATATGGACGGATGGTCAGCCGGAATCATCGGTGAATACAAGTCGGGCTATCCGTTTACACCCACCGACGTCCAACGTAATCCGATCGTTGAAGAACGAAATGGCGCGCGTTACCAACCCGAATTTCGGATAGACCTGCGTGCTGGCCGAAACTTTAACATTGGTAATGTGCGGGCACAGCTTTTCTTATTTGCAGATAATCTCTTAGATGCCTACCGGTCAGATCGGTATCCGCGCCTATTTCAGTCCGAGATAGACGCCCATCGTGCGAATGGATTAGAAATGATCAATACCCTTAAAGCATTTCGGACAAATCCAGCCGTTCAGCCTTCACCAAGAATGGTGCGGCTTGGCATGATGTTCGACTTCTAA